A genomic window from Micromonospora ferruginea includes:
- the dxs gene encoding 1-deoxy-D-xylulose-5-phosphate synthase, with amino-acid sequence MSVEEGTANHGRLLGAVRGPQDVKRMTAEQLDILAAEIRDFLIAKVSRTGGHIGPNLGVVELTLAMHRVFDSPRDRLLFDTGHQAYVHKILTGRQEGFDKLRQRGGISGYPNQAESEHDLIENSHASTALSYADGLAKAYALRGEKRSVVAVVGDGALTGGMCWEALNNIATAGNPLIIVVNDNGRSYSPTIGGLADHLSSLRLNPGYEKVLDTVKDALGNTPFVGKPMFEVLHAVKKGIKDAVAPQAMFEDLGIKYVGPVDGHDVPAVEAALRAAKNFGGPVIVHAVTRKGYGYRPAEDDEADCLHGPGGAFDVETGQLVAAPSVKWTHVFANELVAIADERPDVVGITAAMAEPTGIATLARKYPERVYDVGIAEQHAATSAAGLAMGGLHPVVAVYATFLNRAFDQVLLDVAMHKLPVTFVLDRAGITGPDGPSHYGIWDMSVFGVVPGLRIAAPRDSATVREELREAIAVDDGPTILRFPSGTVTADLPAVRRIGPVDVLTESARTDVLLVAVGSFAGLGMEVAARVAEHGYGVTVVDPRWVRPIPAELVELAAGHRLVVTVEDGVRIGGVGSALAQAMRDADVRVPVRDLGVPADWHPHGTRAQILSDLGLTAQDVARDVTGWISGLDAAPVEPATDGAAAQN; translated from the coding sequence ATGAGTGTTGAAGAGGGCACGGCCAACCACGGTCGGCTGCTGGGCGCCGTCCGTGGCCCGCAGGACGTGAAGCGGATGACCGCCGAGCAACTGGACATCCTCGCCGCCGAGATCCGGGACTTCCTGATCGCGAAGGTCTCCCGCACCGGCGGGCACATCGGCCCCAACCTGGGCGTCGTCGAGCTGACCCTGGCCATGCACCGGGTCTTCGACTCCCCGCGCGACCGGCTCCTCTTCGACACCGGCCACCAGGCGTACGTGCACAAGATCCTCACCGGCCGGCAGGAGGGCTTCGACAAGCTCCGCCAGCGCGGAGGCATCTCCGGCTACCCGAACCAGGCGGAGAGCGAGCACGACCTGATCGAGAACTCGCACGCCTCCACCGCCCTGTCGTACGCCGACGGCCTGGCCAAGGCGTACGCGCTGCGCGGCGAGAAGCGGTCCGTGGTGGCCGTGGTCGGCGACGGCGCGCTCACCGGCGGCATGTGCTGGGAGGCGCTCAACAACATCGCCACCGCCGGCAACCCGCTGATCATCGTGGTGAACGACAACGGCCGGTCCTACTCGCCGACCATCGGCGGCCTCGCCGACCACCTGTCGTCGCTGCGGCTCAACCCCGGCTACGAGAAGGTGCTCGACACCGTCAAGGACGCGCTCGGCAACACGCCGTTCGTCGGCAAGCCGATGTTCGAGGTGCTGCACGCGGTCAAGAAGGGCATCAAGGACGCGGTCGCCCCGCAGGCCATGTTCGAGGACCTCGGCATCAAATATGTGGGCCCGGTCGACGGTCACGACGTGCCCGCCGTCGAGGCGGCGCTGCGCGCGGCGAAGAACTTCGGCGGCCCGGTGATCGTGCACGCGGTCACCCGCAAGGGCTACGGCTACCGTCCGGCCGAGGACGACGAGGCCGACTGCCTGCACGGCCCCGGCGGCGCCTTCGACGTGGAGACCGGCCAACTCGTTGCCGCGCCGTCGGTGAAGTGGACCCACGTGTTCGCCAACGAGCTGGTGGCGATCGCCGACGAGCGCCCCGACGTGGTCGGCATCACCGCCGCCATGGCCGAGCCCACCGGCATCGCCACGCTGGCCCGCAAGTACCCGGAGCGGGTCTACGACGTGGGCATCGCCGAGCAGCACGCCGCCACGTCCGCCGCCGGCCTGGCCATGGGCGGCCTGCACCCGGTGGTCGCGGTCTACGCCACGTTCCTCAACCGCGCGTTCGACCAGGTCCTGCTGGACGTGGCGATGCACAAGCTGCCGGTCACCTTCGTGCTGGACCGGGCGGGCATCACCGGCCCGGACGGGCCCAGCCACTACGGCATCTGGGACATGTCCGTCTTCGGCGTGGTGCCCGGCCTGCGGATCGCCGCGCCCCGCGACTCGGCCACCGTGCGTGAGGAACTGCGCGAGGCGATCGCCGTCGACGACGGCCCGACCATCCTGCGCTTCCCGAGCGGCACCGTCACCGCCGACCTGCCGGCCGTCCGCCGGATCGGCCCGGTCGACGTGCTGACCGAGTCGGCGCGCACCGACGTGCTGCTGGTCGCGGTCGGCTCGTTCGCCGGCCTCGGCATGGAGGTCGCCGCCCGGGTCGCCGAGCACGGCTACGGCGTCACCGTGGTCGACCCGCGCTGGGTCCGCCCGATCCCGGCCGAACTGGTCGAGCTGGCCGCCGGGCACCGGCTCGTGGTCACCGTCGAGGACGGCGTCCGCATCGGTGGCGTCGGCTCCGCGCTGGCCCAGGCCATGCGGGACGCCGACGTCCGGGTGCCGGTGCGCGACCTCGGCGTACCGGCCGACTGGCACCCGCACGGCACCCGCGCGCAGATCCTGTCCGACCTGGGGCTGACCGCGCAGGACGTGGCCCGCGACGTCACCGGCTGGATCTCCGGCCTGGACGCGGCGCCGGTCGAGCCGGCCACCGACGGGGCCGCCGCGCAGAACTGA
- a CDS encoding response regulator transcription factor has product MRVLVVEDERNLADAIARGLRKRGMAVDVAYDGDAGHEAAFVTRYDVVVLDRDLPGVHGDRICADLAASGTLTRVLMLTASGTVADRVEGLQLGADDYLAKPFAFDELVARVQALGRRATPAAPPVLAVGDLELDPARRVVTRAGVPLDLTNKEFGVLAELLKARGAVVSSEELLERVWDANTDPFTTIVRVTVMTLRKKLGDPPLIDTVVGAGYRVGEPA; this is encoded by the coding sequence ATGCGGGTACTGGTGGTCGAGGACGAGCGCAACCTCGCCGACGCGATCGCGCGCGGGCTGCGCAAGCGCGGGATGGCGGTGGACGTCGCGTACGACGGCGACGCCGGGCACGAGGCGGCGTTCGTCACCCGCTACGACGTGGTGGTCCTGGACCGGGACCTGCCCGGCGTGCACGGCGACCGGATCTGCGCCGACCTGGCCGCCTCCGGCACGCTCACCCGGGTCCTCATGCTGACCGCCAGCGGAACGGTCGCCGACCGGGTCGAGGGGTTGCAGCTCGGCGCCGACGACTACCTGGCCAAGCCGTTCGCCTTCGACGAGCTGGTGGCCCGGGTGCAGGCGCTGGGCCGGCGGGCCACCCCGGCCGCGCCGCCGGTGCTGGCGGTGGGCGACCTGGAACTCGACCCGGCCCGGCGCGTGGTGACCCGGGCCGGTGTGCCGCTCGACCTGACCAACAAGGAGTTCGGCGTGCTCGCCGAGCTGCTCAAGGCGCGCGGCGCGGTGGTCTCCAGCGAAGAGCTGCTGGAGCGGGTCTGGGACGCCAACACCGACCCGTTCACCACCATCGTCCGTGTCACCGTGATGACGCTGCGCAAGAAGCTCGGCGACCCGCCGCTGATCGACACCGTGGTCGGCGCGGGCTACCGCGTCGGTGAGCCCGCCTGA
- a CDS encoding anhydro-N-acetylmuramic acid kinase — translation MRIVGLMSGTSYDGVDVAAGEFALDGDTLRLRPLGHRELAYPDDLRAEIGALLPPAATTIEAVCKLDNRLGDVFAEAAAVGVELAGGTADAVVSHGQTVFHWVEGGRARGTLQLGAPARVAARVGVPVLHDLRSADVAAGGQGAPLVPAFDALLLDAGTSPRAALNLGGIANLTVVAPGAPVLGYDVGPANALLDAAARRFLDRPCDVDGARAAAGRVHEVLLARLLAEPYYAAPPPKSTGKELFHAGYLDAALADLGEPVAADDVLATLTELTARTVADACDRHRVTEVVAAGGGVRNPTLRARLAALGAGRWRLRVTDELGVPAQAKEAYAFALLGWLSWHGLPGAVPSVTGASRAAVLGSWTPAGPPFGAPTPTPPRRLVVAS, via the coding sequence TTGCGCATCGTCGGGTTGATGTCGGGGACGTCGTATGACGGGGTGGACGTCGCCGCGGGGGAGTTCGCGCTTGACGGGGACACGCTGCGGCTGCGGCCGCTCGGCCATCGTGAGCTGGCCTACCCGGACGACCTGCGGGCGGAGATCGGCGCGCTGCTGCCGCCGGCGGCCACCACGATCGAGGCGGTCTGCAAGCTGGACAACCGGCTCGGCGACGTGTTCGCCGAGGCGGCGGCCGTCGGCGTCGAGCTGGCCGGCGGCACGGCCGACGCGGTCGTGTCGCACGGGCAGACCGTCTTCCACTGGGTCGAGGGCGGCCGGGCGCGCGGCACGCTCCAGCTCGGCGCGCCGGCCCGGGTGGCCGCGCGGGTGGGCGTACCGGTGCTGCACGACCTGCGCTCGGCGGACGTGGCGGCCGGCGGGCAGGGCGCGCCGCTGGTCCCGGCGTTCGACGCGCTGCTGCTCGACGCCGGCACCTCCCCGCGGGCCGCGCTGAACCTGGGTGGGATCGCGAACCTCACCGTGGTCGCGCCCGGGGCGCCGGTCCTCGGGTACGACGTGGGCCCGGCCAACGCGCTGCTGGACGCCGCCGCCCGGCGCTTCCTGGACCGGCCGTGCGACGTCGACGGGGCGCGGGCCGCCGCCGGCCGGGTGCACGAGGTGCTGCTGGCCCGGCTGCTCGCCGAGCCCTACTACGCCGCCCCGCCGCCGAAGTCGACGGGCAAGGAGCTGTTCCACGCCGGCTACCTGGACGCCGCGCTGGCCGACCTGGGCGAGCCGGTCGCCGCCGACGACGTGCTGGCCACGCTCACCGAGCTGACCGCCCGCACGGTCGCCGACGCCTGCGACCGGCACCGGGTGACCGAGGTGGTGGCCGCCGGCGGGGGAGTGCGTAATCCCACACTTCGGGCGCGACTGGCCGCGCTCGGGGCCGGCCGCTGGCGGCTGCGCGTCACCGACGAGCTGGGCGTGCCGGCGCAGGCCAAGGAGGCGTACGCGTTCGCGCTGCTGGGCTGGCTGAGCTGGCACGGGCTGCCCGGCGCGGTGCCGTCGGTGACCGGCGCGTCCCGGGCCGCGGTGCTCGGCTCCTGGACCCCGGCCGGCCCGCCGTTCGGGGCGCCGACCCCGACACCGCCGCGCCGGCTGGTGGTGGCGTCCTGA
- a CDS encoding GNAT family N-acetyltransferase, whose translation MDVREATAGDLDDVVALHTRARVAYYGAGGLTVAEIVTPELAREQRDGWAAAIAAPHKHVRCAVADGRLVGLLAMGPPHTPEADAAQLYQLHVDPDHWSRGVGSALHGHFLRHLETEGLAVGVLEVWERNMRARAFYARHGWHPDGTTRPAPAHTHYLGMRRPHP comes from the coding sequence ATGGATGTCCGCGAAGCCACGGCGGGTGACCTGGACGACGTCGTCGCCCTGCACACCCGCGCCCGGGTCGCCTACTACGGCGCCGGCGGGCTGACCGTCGCGGAGATCGTCACCCCGGAGCTGGCCCGGGAACAGCGCGACGGGTGGGCCGCCGCGATCGCCGCGCCGCACAAGCACGTCCGGTGCGCCGTCGCGGACGGTCGCCTGGTGGGCCTGCTGGCGATGGGCCCGCCGCACACGCCCGAGGCGGACGCCGCCCAGCTCTACCAGCTCCACGTCGACCCGGACCACTGGAGCCGGGGCGTCGGCAGCGCGCTGCACGGCCACTTTCTGCGCCATCTGGAGACCGAGGGCCTGGCCGTGGGCGTCCTGGAGGTGTGGGAGCGCAACATGCGAGCCCGCGCCTTCTACGCCCGCCACGGCTGGCACCCCGACGGCACCACCCGCCCCGCCCCCGCCCACACCCACTACCTGGGCATGCGCCGCCCCCACCCCTGA
- a CDS encoding PQQ-binding-like beta-propeller repeat protein, which yields MTVIDLGELRDEAPAPGTADRPPRAVGRPFRVAAVLLVALVTLAAAVPSGRPAPRRIPGGTGAAAFLSGDRAYVVRRAEREPGWEVVAYREGRPRWRAAVPAGGDVVGLWEQGGRALAVARTGVGAGDSGWETAAFDAGTGALRWRQAGVAFPAGDALLLRPDGEAPLRRVATDDGRTLWSAPANRDVLFGFGPSGVDRILLVPGSGETVVLNAATGARLAARDLHPDEELPGGRGLQSTDGLLLETRGAGARVQAYELDTLRPRWTAELPLVDHLERCGALLCAARQTGGMWALDPDTGAVRWTVERWQSVLRADAGRLLVATGGSGGDRLAVLDAADGRLVADLGDWAVLPQSEIAGRLFLTRPLGGGRQILAEPDLSGGPPVLRDVLTGTDCTAGTTLLVCRQPDGDFTLRSLP from the coding sequence GTGACCGTCATCGATCTGGGCGAGCTGCGCGACGAGGCCCCCGCACCGGGGACCGCGGACCGGCCGCCGCGCGCCGTGGGCCGGCCGTTCCGCGTCGCGGCGGTGCTGCTGGTGGCGCTGGTCACGCTCGCCGCCGCGGTGCCGTCGGGCCGCCCGGCGCCGCGCCGGATCCCCGGTGGCACCGGGGCCGCCGCGTTCCTCTCCGGCGACCGGGCGTACGTGGTGCGGCGGGCCGAGCGGGAACCGGGTTGGGAGGTCGTCGCGTACCGCGAGGGCCGTCCGCGGTGGCGGGCCGCCGTGCCCGCGGGCGGGGACGTCGTCGGGCTGTGGGAGCAGGGCGGGCGGGCGCTGGCCGTGGCCCGCACCGGCGTCGGTGCCGGCGACAGCGGATGGGAGACGGCGGCGTTCGACGCCGGCACCGGCGCGCTGCGGTGGCGGCAGGCCGGCGTCGCGTTCCCGGCCGGCGACGCGCTGCTGCTGCGCCCGGACGGCGAGGCGCCGCTGCGTCGGGTGGCGACGGACGACGGGCGGACGCTCTGGAGCGCGCCCGCGAACCGGGACGTGCTGTTCGGCTTCGGTCCGTCCGGAGTGGACCGGATCCTGCTGGTGCCGGGATCCGGCGAGACGGTGGTGCTGAACGCCGCGACCGGTGCCCGGCTGGCCGCGCGTGACCTGCACCCCGATGAGGAGTTGCCCGGTGGGCGTGGCCTCCAGAGCACCGACGGGCTGCTCCTGGAGACCCGGGGTGCTGGCGCGCGCGTGCAGGCGTACGAGTTGGACACGCTCCGGCCGCGCTGGACCGCCGAGCTGCCGCTCGTCGACCATCTGGAGCGGTGCGGGGCGCTGCTCTGCGCGGCCCGGCAGACCGGCGGGATGTGGGCGCTCGACCCGGACACCGGCGCGGTCCGCTGGACCGTCGAGCGGTGGCAGAGCGTGCTCCGGGCCGACGCCGGTCGCCTGCTGGTCGCCACCGGCGGCAGCGGCGGCGACCGCCTGGCGGTGCTGGACGCGGCGGACGGGCGGCTGGTCGCCGACCTCGGCGACTGGGCGGTGCTGCCGCAGAGCGAGATCGCCGGGCGGCTCTTCCTGACCCGGCCGCTGGGCGGCGGCCGGCAGATCCTCGCCGAGCCGGACCTGTCGGGCGGTCCGCCCGTGCTGCGCGACGTGCTCACCGGCACCGACTGCACGGCCGGTACGACGCTGCTGGTCTGCCGGCAGCCGGACGGCGACTTCACGCTGCGGTCGCTGCCATGA
- a CDS encoding sensor histidine kinase, with amino-acid sequence MGARRVRPTLRLRLTLLNGVLLVGAGAILVLLAWLLVRDALRPTDELLPGTTVVLTDGRTLDAGQWQRQLVDAASRELLVKGLLALLAISVVGVAGAYLVAGRALRPLHQVTATARRLGETTLNERIGWSGADDEVAELAETFDAMLDRISAAFEAQKRFVANASHELRTPLAVMRTEIDVTLSDDDADLGEYRRMAGVVREASERANGLVDALLVLARSEAQTGRRLARRAESDLAVGTANALSAVAREVERIGLKVHTSLRPAPVVGDPGLLDRLAGNLVENAVRYNHLHGRMWVRTGTDGQRSWLVVGNTGFEVAPAEVPGLFEPFRRGGQERTGARGSGLGLSIVRAVCDAHGGTVKAVAQPGGGLEVTVTLPSADPPAAT; translated from the coding sequence ATGGGCGCGCGGCGGGTACGGCCGACGCTGCGGCTGCGGCTGACGCTGCTCAACGGCGTACTCCTGGTCGGCGCCGGGGCGATCCTGGTGCTGCTGGCCTGGCTGCTGGTCCGCGACGCGCTGCGCCCCACCGACGAGCTGCTGCCCGGCACCACGGTGGTGCTCACCGACGGCCGCACCCTCGACGCCGGGCAGTGGCAGCGGCAACTGGTCGACGCGGCGTCGCGGGAGCTGCTGGTCAAGGGGCTGCTGGCGTTGCTGGCGATCAGCGTCGTCGGGGTGGCCGGGGCGTACCTGGTGGCCGGCCGGGCGCTGCGCCCGCTGCACCAGGTCACCGCCACCGCCCGCCGGCTCGGCGAGACCACGCTGAACGAGCGGATCGGCTGGTCCGGGGCGGACGACGAGGTGGCCGAGCTGGCCGAGACGTTCGACGCGATGCTGGACCGGATCAGCGCCGCGTTCGAGGCGCAGAAACGGTTCGTCGCGAACGCCTCGCACGAGCTGCGGACCCCGCTCGCGGTGATGCGTACCGAGATCGACGTGACGCTCAGCGACGACGACGCGGACCTCGGCGAGTACCGCCGGATGGCCGGCGTGGTGCGCGAGGCGTCCGAGCGGGCCAACGGGCTGGTCGACGCGCTGCTGGTGCTGGCGCGCAGCGAGGCGCAGACCGGCCGTCGGCTGGCCCGCCGCGCGGAGAGCGACCTCGCCGTGGGCACCGCCAACGCGCTCTCCGCGGTGGCCCGCGAGGTGGAACGGATCGGCCTGAAGGTGCACACCTCGCTGCGCCCGGCGCCGGTCGTCGGCGACCCGGGGCTGCTCGACCGGCTGGCCGGCAACCTGGTGGAGAACGCGGTCCGCTACAACCACCTGCACGGCCGGATGTGGGTGCGCACCGGCACCGACGGGCAGCGGTCCTGGCTGGTCGTCGGGAACACCGGCTTCGAGGTCGCCCCGGCCGAGGTGCCCGGGTTGTTCGAGCCGTTCCGGCGCGGCGGGCAGGAACGCACCGGGGCGCGCGGCTCCGGCCTCGGCCTGTCCATCGTGCGGGCGGTCTGCGACGCGCACGGCGGCACGGTGAAGGCGGTCGCCCAGCCCGGCGGCGGCCTGGAGGTGACGGTCACCCTTCCGTCGGCCGACCCGCCCGCGGCCACCTGA
- a CDS encoding C39 family peptidase — translation MTAVHPGRDVAYRRFRFPADEDRGRADGLRAAPDGLAPAGGRGGTWTSPVVPVGFAATELVPSWTADTPPGCWLRVELRGWDAEAATTDWYELGHWAADDGTVRRSSVPGQSDGRARVDADTLRVTGATVTGWQARVTLHRPADAPADPVLRTLGVVASADPVPGGPRGPEPATGAWGRVLDVPRYAQRLHAGGETRWGGGGDSWCSPTCVSMVLDFWQAGPTPDRYAWVDPPGPRPVVVHAARHCYDHAYGGAGNWPFNTAYAGTHGVDAFVTRLRSLAEAERFVAAGIPLVVSAAFTRGQVPGLDYDTRGHLIVLAGFTADGDPVLNDPYAPDDERVRRTVPRAPFEAAWQAGSGGIAYVLRPESVPLPPAPGQANW, via the coding sequence ATGACCGCCGTCCACCCCGGCCGGGACGTCGCGTACCGCCGTTTCCGGTTTCCCGCCGACGAGGACCGGGGCCGCGCCGACGGGCTCCGGGCCGCCCCGGACGGGCTGGCGCCGGCCGGTGGGCGCGGCGGGACCTGGACCTCGCCGGTGGTGCCGGTCGGCTTCGCCGCCACCGAGCTGGTGCCCTCGTGGACCGCCGACACGCCGCCGGGCTGCTGGTTGCGGGTGGAGCTGCGCGGCTGGGACGCCGAGGCGGCCACCACCGACTGGTACGAGCTGGGCCACTGGGCCGCCGACGACGGCACGGTGCGCCGTTCCTCGGTGCCCGGACAGTCCGACGGGCGGGCCCGGGTGGACGCGGACACGCTCCGGGTGACCGGCGCGACGGTGACCGGCTGGCAGGCCCGGGTGACGCTGCACCGTCCCGCCGACGCCCCGGCCGATCCGGTGCTGCGCACCCTCGGCGTGGTCGCCTCCGCCGATCCCGTTCCCGGCGGCCCCCGGGGTCCCGAGCCGGCGACCGGGGCGTGGGGTCGGGTGCTGGACGTGCCCCGCTACGCGCAACGGCTGCACGCCGGCGGGGAGACCCGCTGGGGTGGCGGCGGCGACTCCTGGTGCAGCCCCACCTGCGTGTCCATGGTGCTCGACTTCTGGCAGGCCGGCCCCACCCCGGACCGGTACGCCTGGGTCGACCCGCCCGGCCCCCGGCCGGTGGTGGTGCACGCCGCCCGGCACTGCTACGACCACGCGTACGGCGGGGCGGGCAACTGGCCGTTCAACACCGCGTACGCCGGCACGCACGGGGTGGACGCGTTCGTCACCCGGCTGCGCTCGCTGGCCGAGGCGGAACGGTTCGTGGCCGCCGGCATCCCGCTGGTCGTCTCGGCGGCGTTCACCCGCGGCCAGGTCCCCGGGCTGGACTACGACACCCGGGGGCACCTGATCGTGCTGGCCGGCTTCACCGCCGACGGCGACCCGGTGCTCAACGACCCGTACGCCCCGGACGACGAGCGGGTCCGCCGCACCGTGCCCCGCGCACCGTTCGAGGCCGCCTGGCAGGCCGGCAGCGGCGGGATCGCGTACGTGCTGCGGCCGGAGTCGGTGCCGCTGCCACCCGCCCCCGGGCAGGCCAACTGGTGA
- a CDS encoding PQQ-binding-like beta-propeller repeat protein, whose translation MSPVIELGELRPAEDGDEPLPAPPRRPPGRTVRAVALACLVLLSMAGAAGPARRPAPIRVPAPQGAAFVALAGRLVVADGPGAVHRGGREVTAYRLPGGEPAWRFTLPAGDQVLGLAGAVGGLLVTSSPTGVGDTLSTLLDPVTGAVRWRQTGYPVATAAGGVLVENPRPGGTGSVRAVDPVSGAVRWTLSVPAQGVAYRRDARGVTQLVLVEPDGRVVVHDADSGARVRDGRVASAPDGVAHRYAQVVGGLLLVDDGAGAVTAYGLDRLDRLWTVPVDPRAGIWFTDCAGVICQRDQVGGAQALDPATGRPAWAQERWIGLAPIGGRLIAAASGDGPELDLSTLEPATGRVLGRLGRWRVTGRDDGSGTLRGLLGLRHLAGDRTLVGVLDVPAGEARTRAVLPGSWDECADAGEALVCLRPAGGLAVWPIRR comes from the coding sequence ATGAGCCCGGTCATCGAGCTGGGCGAGTTGCGACCCGCCGAGGACGGTGACGAACCGCTCCCCGCGCCGCCCCGGCGGCCCCCGGGTCGGACTGTCCGCGCGGTGGCGCTCGCCTGCCTGGTGCTGCTCTCGATGGCCGGTGCGGCGGGGCCGGCCCGGCGGCCGGCGCCGATCCGGGTGCCCGCGCCGCAGGGCGCCGCCTTCGTGGCGCTGGCCGGCCGGCTGGTGGTGGCCGACGGCCCGGGCGCGGTGCACCGGGGCGGTCGGGAGGTCACCGCCTACCGGTTGCCCGGCGGCGAACCGGCGTGGCGGTTCACGCTGCCCGCCGGCGACCAGGTGCTGGGGCTGGCCGGCGCGGTCGGCGGGCTGCTGGTGACGAGCAGTCCGACAGGTGTCGGTGACACGCTCTCCACGCTGCTCGACCCGGTGACCGGGGCGGTGCGCTGGCGGCAGACCGGTTACCCGGTCGCGACCGCCGCCGGCGGGGTGCTGGTGGAGAATCCCCGGCCGGGCGGCACGGGCAGCGTGCGGGCGGTCGACCCGGTGTCCGGCGCGGTGCGCTGGACGCTGTCGGTGCCCGCGCAGGGGGTGGCCTACCGGCGGGACGCCCGGGGGGTGACGCAGCTCGTGCTGGTCGAGCCGGACGGCCGGGTCGTGGTGCACGACGCCGACTCCGGTGCGCGGGTGCGCGACGGCCGGGTGGCGTCCGCGCCGGACGGCGTCGCCCACCGGTACGCGCAGGTCGTCGGCGGTCTGCTGCTGGTCGACGACGGCGCCGGCGCGGTCACCGCGTACGGGCTGGACCGGTTGGACCGGCTCTGGACGGTGCCGGTGGACCCGCGCGCCGGGATCTGGTTCACCGACTGCGCCGGGGTGATCTGCCAGCGCGACCAGGTCGGCGGCGCGCAGGCCCTCGATCCCGCCACCGGGCGTCCCGCCTGGGCCCAGGAGCGGTGGATCGGGCTGGCGCCGATCGGCGGCCGGCTGATCGCCGCCGCGTCGGGGGACGGCCCGGAACTGGACCTGTCGACGCTCGAACCGGCGACCGGTCGGGTGCTCGGCCGGCTCGGCCGCTGGCGGGTCACCGGCCGGGACGACGGGTCCGGCACGCTGCGCGGGCTGCTCGGGCTCCGGCACCTGGCCGGCGACCGGACGCTCGTCGGCGTGCTGGACGTGCCGGCCGGGGAGGCGCGGACCCGGGCGGTCCTGCCCGGCTCCTGGGACGAGTGCGCGGACGCGGGCGAGGCGCTGGTGTGCCTGCGACCGGCCGGCGGCCTGGCGGTCTGGCCGATCCGCCGGTGA
- a CDS encoding class I SAM-dependent RNA methyltransferase, which produces MSADPRPGLEEAERVELTVDAVAPGGHCVARVGGQVVFVRHALPGERVVAEVTELHRGFARADAVEVLDASPDRVAPPCPYARPGACGGCDLQHVAPAAQLDWKAAVVREQLTRLGGLTDERVDALGVRVEALPGGPLGWRSRVRYAVDAAGRAGLLKHRSHEVVPIDRCLIAHPAIQELPVLPPSGASWPDADAVETVASSGGDVAVVAYADGVATAVRGPERVRETAAGRSFTLPASGFWQVHPAAADALVGAVVELLDPRPGETAWDLYGGAGLFAAALAGRVDGARVTVVESAPDGVAAARTNLADLSGVEVVAARVETALARRRITGPVDLVVLDPPRAGAGAAVVRGVVAASPRAVAYVACDPAAFARDVRTFAEAGWRLAELRGFDLFPMTQHVELVGLFLPPAR; this is translated from the coding sequence ATGAGCGCGGATCCGCGTCCCGGGCTGGAGGAGGCCGAACGGGTCGAGCTGACCGTCGACGCGGTCGCCCCCGGCGGCCACTGCGTGGCCCGGGTCGGCGGCCAGGTGGTGTTCGTCCGGCACGCGCTGCCCGGCGAGCGGGTGGTGGCCGAGGTGACCGAACTACACCGGGGCTTCGCCCGCGCCGACGCGGTGGAGGTCCTCGACGCCTCACCGGACCGGGTCGCCCCGCCCTGCCCGTACGCCCGGCCGGGCGCGTGCGGCGGCTGCGACCTCCAGCACGTCGCGCCGGCCGCCCAGCTCGACTGGAAGGCCGCGGTGGTGCGCGAGCAACTCACCCGGCTGGGTGGGCTCACCGACGAGCGGGTCGACGCGCTCGGCGTCCGGGTCGAGGCGCTGCCCGGCGGGCCGCTGGGCTGGCGCTCGCGGGTCCGCTACGCGGTCGACGCCGCCGGCCGGGCCGGGCTGCTCAAGCACCGCTCGCACGAGGTGGTGCCGATCGACCGCTGCCTGATCGCCCACCCGGCGATCCAGGAGCTGCCGGTGCTGCCGCCGAGCGGGGCGAGCTGGCCGGACGCCGACGCGGTGGAGACGGTGGCCAGCAGCGGCGGGGACGTCGCCGTGGTCGCGTACGCCGACGGGGTGGCGACCGCCGTGCGCGGGCCGGAGCGGGTCCGCGAGACGGCGGCCGGGCGGTCCTTCACGCTGCCCGCGTCGGGCTTCTGGCAGGTCCACCCGGCGGCCGCGGACGCCCTGGTCGGCGCCGTGGTCGAGCTGCTCGACCCGCGGCCCGGCGAGACCGCGTGGGACCTGTACGGCGGGGCCGGGCTGTTCGCCGCCGCGCTCGCCGGCCGGGTCGACGGGGCCCGGGTGACGGTGGTCGAGTCGGCCCCGGACGGGGTGGCCGCGGCCCGGACGAACCTGGCCGACCTGTCCGGCGTCGAGGTGGTCGCGGCCCGGGTGGAGACCGCGCTGGCCCGCCGCCGGATCACCGGCCCGGTCGACCTGGTGGTGCTCGACCCGCCGCGCGCGGGCGCCGGCGCGGCGGTGGTACGCGGCGTGGTGGCCGCGAGCCCCCGCGCGGTGGCGTACGTGGCCTGCGATCCGGCCGCGTTCGCCCGGGACGTGCGCACGTTCGCCGAGGCCGGGTGGCGGCTGGCCGAGTTGCGCGGCTTCGACCTGTTCCCGATGACCCAGCACGTCGAGCTGGTCGGCCTCTTCCTGCCCCCGGCGCGTTAA